The following proteins are encoded in a genomic region of Rattus rattus isolate New Zealand chromosome 2, Rrattus_CSIRO_v1, whole genome shotgun sequence:
- the Tlnrd1 gene encoding talin rod domain-containing protein 1 encodes MASGSAGKPTGEAASPAPGSAVGGASSQPRKRLVSICDHCKGKMQLVADLLLLSSEARPVLFEGPASPGAGAESFEQCRDTIIARTKGLSILTHDVQSQLNMGRFGEAGDSLVELGDLVVSLTECSAHAAYLAAVATPGAQPAQPGLVDRYRVTRCRHEVEQGCAVLRATPLADMTPQLLLEVSQGLSRNLKFLTDACALASDKSRDRFSREQFKLGVKCMSTSASALLACVREVKAAPSELARSRCALFSGPLVQAVSALVGFATEPQFLGRAAAVSTEGKAVQTAILGGAMSVVSACVLLTQCLRDLAQHPDGSAKMSDHRERLRNSACAVSEGCTLLSQALRERSSPRTLPPVNSNSVN; translated from the coding sequence ATGGCTAGCGGCAGCGCCGGGAAGCCCACTGGCGAGGCGGCTTCTCCGGCTCCTGGGAGCGCCGTCGGCGGGGCCAGCTCGCAGCCGCGGAAGAGGCTGGTGTCTATCTGTGATCACTGCAAGGGCAAGATGCAGCTGGTGGccgacctgctgctgctgtctagCGAGGCGCGGCCGGTGCTCTTCGAAGGCCCCGCCTCCCCTGGCGCTGGTGCGGAGTCCTTCGAGCAGTGCCGGGACACCATCATCGCGCGCACCAAGGGGCTGTCCATCCTAACCCACGACGTGCAGAGCCAGCTCAACATGGGCCGCTTCGGAGAGGCGGGGGACAGTCTTGTGGAACTGGGCGACTTGGTGGTGTCGCTGACCGAGTGTTCTGCACATGCGGCCTACCTGGCAGCCGTTGCCACACCGGGCGCTCAACCTGCACAGCCAGGCCTTGTGGACCGCTACCGTGTGACACGCTGCCGCCACGAGGTGGagcagggctgtgctgtgctgcgaGCCACCCCACTGGCAGACATGACcccacagctgctgctggaggTGTCGCAGGGCCTGTCTCGAAACCTCAAGTTCTTGACCGATGCGTGCGCCCTGGCCAGTGACAAGTCACGGGACCGCTTCTCGCGCGAACAGTTCAAGCTGGGCGTCAAGTGCATGAGCACCAGTGCATCTGCGCTGTTAGCATGTGTGCGCGAAGTGAAGGCGGCGCCCAGCGAGCTGGCCCGCAGTCGTTGCGCGCTCTTCAGTGGGCCCTTGGTGCAGGCAGTGAGCGCTTTGGTGGGCTTTGCCACCGAGCCTCAATTCCTGGGTCGCGCAGCTGCTGTGAGCACTGAGGGCAAGGCGGTACAGACCGCCATCCTGGGAGGTGCCATGAGTGTGGTGTCGGCCTGCGTGCTCTTGACCCAGTGCCTCAGGGATCTGGCGCAGCACCCAGATGGGAGCGCCAAGATGTCGGACCACAGGGAGAGGCTGAGGAACTCGGCCTGCGCCGTGTCTGAAGGCTGTACCCTGCTATCTCAGGCTTTAAGGGAAAGGTCTTCACCCAGGACTTTACCGCCAGTGAATTCCAATTCTGTGAATTAG